One window of Opisthocomus hoazin isolate bOpiHoa1 chromosome 15, bOpiHoa1.hap1, whole genome shotgun sequence genomic DNA carries:
- the METRN gene encoding meteorin isoform X2: MWALWALCLAGLGAALGGGSADQCSWRGSGLSQEAGSVEQLSLHCAEGSLEWLYPMGALRLRLAPRLPPAAPAAEDRSPWHVTACVKPAGTFRGAQLYLEREGVLELLLPEAPRPRVRCFSWLPREKVALFLQATPHRDISRRIAAFRYELRGDWVARPPLPAASLAGEGACRPCNDTEILMAICTSDFVIRGSIRSVSNDAELQESIIRVSAARIHRQKFPLFQAGERPGQPAGSIRTPLRCGVKPGPGTFLFTGWLHFGEAWLSCAPRYRDFQRIYEGARRTRQNPCEFPVD, from the exons ATGTGGGCGCTGTGGGCTCTCTGCttggcggggctgggcgcggcgctcGGCGGGGGCTCGGCCGATCAGTGCAGCTGGAGGGGCAG CGGGCTGTCGCAGGAGGCCGGCAGCGTAGAGCAGCTCTCCCTGCACTGCGCCGAGGGCTCGCTGGAATGGCTGTACCCCATGGGGGCCCTTCGCCTCCGCCtggccccccgcctgccccccgccgcccctgctGCCGAGGACAGGAGCCCCTGGCACGTCACCGCCTGCGTCAAACCCGCCGGCACCTTCCGGGGGGCTCAGCTCTACCTGGAGAGGGAGggggtgctggagctgctgctgccggaggccccccggccccgcgtccGCTGCTTCAGCTGGCTGCCCCGGGAGAAGGTGGCTCTCTTCCTGCAGGCCACCCCGCACCGCGACATCAGCCGCCGCATCGCCGCCTTCCGCTACGAGCTGCGGGGCGACTGGGtggcccgcccgccgctgcccgccgccagcCTCGCCGGAGAAG GGGCGTGCCGGCCGTGCAATGACACCGAGATCCTGATGGCCATTTGCACTAGTGACTTTG TGATCCGTGGCAGCATCCGGAGCGTCTCCAACGATGCAGAGCTGCAGGAATCCATCATCAGGGTGAGCGCCGCCCGCATCCACCGCCAAAAGTTTCCCCTCTTCCAggccggggagcggccggggcaGCCAGCGGGCAGCATCCGCACCCCGCTGCGCTGCGGGGTCAAGCCGGGCCCCGGCACCTTCCTCTTCACGGGGTGGCTGCATTTCGGTGAAGCCTGGCTGAGCTGCGCACCCCGCTATAGGGACTTCCAGCGCATCTACGAGGGGGCCCGGCGCACGCGCCAGAACCCCTGCGAGTTCCCTGTGGACTGA
- the METRN gene encoding meteorin isoform X1 translates to MRGNRRPWGPWAPWMGWLGSRIQAGPCHRSPLLSIPGRVLGSTSTPQRCARTPTPRRRGFGAVPPLVSPWMPPQSGLSQEAGSVEQLSLHCAEGSLEWLYPMGALRLRLAPRLPPAAPAAEDRSPWHVTACVKPAGTFRGAQLYLEREGVLELLLPEAPRPRVRCFSWLPREKVALFLQATPHRDISRRIAAFRYELRGDWVARPPLPAASLAGEGACRPCNDTEILMAICTSDFVIRGSIRSVSNDAELQESIIRVSAARIHRQKFPLFQAGERPGQPAGSIRTPLRCGVKPGPGTFLFTGWLHFGEAWLSCAPRYRDFQRIYEGARRTRQNPCEFPVD, encoded by the exons ATGCGGGGGAACAGGCGACCTTGGGGGCCGTGGGCACCCTGGATGGGGTGGCTTGGGAGCCGGATTCAAGCGGGGCCGTGCCACCGCAGCCCCCTCCTGAGCATCCCCGGGAGGGTGCTGGGAAGCACAAGCACACCCCAGCGATGCGCTCGCACCCCGACTCCGAGACGTCGAGGGTTTGGTGCTGTTCCTCCCCTCGTTTCACCCTGGATGCCTCCGCAGAG CGGGCTGTCGCAGGAGGCCGGCAGCGTAGAGCAGCTCTCCCTGCACTGCGCCGAGGGCTCGCTGGAATGGCTGTACCCCATGGGGGCCCTTCGCCTCCGCCtggccccccgcctgccccccgccgcccctgctGCCGAGGACAGGAGCCCCTGGCACGTCACCGCCTGCGTCAAACCCGCCGGCACCTTCCGGGGGGCTCAGCTCTACCTGGAGAGGGAGggggtgctggagctgctgctgccggaggccccccggccccgcgtccGCTGCTTCAGCTGGCTGCCCCGGGAGAAGGTGGCTCTCTTCCTGCAGGCCACCCCGCACCGCGACATCAGCCGCCGCATCGCCGCCTTCCGCTACGAGCTGCGGGGCGACTGGGtggcccgcccgccgctgcccgccgccagcCTCGCCGGAGAAG GGGCGTGCCGGCCGTGCAATGACACCGAGATCCTGATGGCCATTTGCACTAGTGACTTTG TGATCCGTGGCAGCATCCGGAGCGTCTCCAACGATGCAGAGCTGCAGGAATCCATCATCAGGGTGAGCGCCGCCCGCATCCACCGCCAAAAGTTTCCCCTCTTCCAggccggggagcggccggggcaGCCAGCGGGCAGCATCCGCACCCCGCTGCGCTGCGGGGTCAAGCCGGGCCCCGGCACCTTCCTCTTCACGGGGTGGCTGCATTTCGGTGAAGCCTGGCTGAGCTGCGCACCCCGCTATAGGGACTTCCAGCGCATCTACGAGGGGGCCCGGCGCACGCGCCAGAACCCCTGCGAGTTCCCTGTGGACTGA
- the ANTKMT gene encoding adenine nucleotide translocase lysine N-methyltransferase, with protein MEPGEPGEPGEEAVGGRRERGRLGGRGLLGLLAAGGGVAWAVWAALLMPGFRRVPLRLQVPYQPAGPRQAANALALLRGRAGKTVDLGSGDGRLVVEAYKQGLRPAVGFELNPWLLCLSSYRTWKAGYHGKVCFLKKDFWKVNLSDCYNVIVFLAPSVKPPLAAKLLAELPDEARVVAGRFPFPSWTPTSTLGQGLEKVWAYDMKEVRRAAQREARSDGSLVKPGIEGQQQQGSEPLQPLGSAQDSRERAARPGFFPGTSRVVVPPCLPRSGQF; from the exons ATGGAgccgggggagccgggggagCCCGGGGAGGAGGCAGTGggcggccggcgggagcggggccggctgggcgggcgggggctgctggggctgctggcggccggcggcggggtcgCCTGGGCCGTCTGGGCCGCGCTGCTGATGCCCGGCTTCCGGCGGGTCCCGCTGCGGCTCCAG GTGCCCTACcagcccgccgggccccggcaaGCGGCGAACGCGCTGGCCCTGCTGCGGGGACGCGCCGGGAAGACGGTGGACCTGGGATCGGGAGACGGACGGCTC GTGGTAGAGGCTTATAAGCAAGGTCTCAGACCAGCCGTTGGTTTTGAGCTCAACCCCTGGCTGCTGTGTCTCTCCAGCTACCGGACCTGGAAGGCTGGGTACCACGGGAAGGTTTGCTTCCTGAAGAAAGACTTCTGGAAG gTGAATCTTTCCGATTGCTACAATGTGATTGTGTTCCTGGCCCCCAGCGTG aAACCTCCCCTAGCTGCCAAGCTCCTTGCAGAACTCCCGGACGAAGCTCGGGTGGTGGCTGGacgcttccccttcccctcctggaCCCCCACCAGCACCCTTGGACAGGGGCTGGAGAAAGTCTGGGCCTACGACATGAAGGAGGTGCGGCGAGCGGCGCAGAGGGAAGCCCGGTCTGACGGCAGCCTCGTTAAGCCTGGCAttgaggggcagcagcagcaggggtcaGAGCCTCTCCAGCCCTTGGGCTCAGCtcaggacagcagagagagggCTGCTCGGCCAGGCTTTTTCCCAGGCACTTCCAGGGTGGTGGTCCCTCCTTGTCTTCCAAGGAGCGGGCAGTTTTAG